A part of Cryptococcus neoformans var. grubii H99 chromosome 6, complete sequence genomic DNA contains:
- a CDS encoding DNA polymerase eta subunit — protein MLISGGCSRKKEGRVVPTYRHLLSLQALTPANPLRTIAHCDIDAAYAQFEQVRLGLPDDIPLICAQWQSIIAVNYPARKYGIKRFTSIEDAKKMCPQLRIQHVATYRNGESEAGYWDDVNPRTHKVSLDVYRRESLKILAIFKEKIPRGEIEKASIDEAFLDLTPMVIERLLAAHPYLSKVPEDAPNGLDSPLPPPPPIDWSNAGSVFPIDGKEDGSGMGHEEGRQEDEGSEDGDESDGRTSRSNRDSWEDWALCMGGELMSNVREEVYLRLHYTCTAGIAHNKAMAKLCSAWKKPNNQTILRTAAVPAFLNDRDFTDIRSLGGKLGAAIAQEFGAKTVGDMLTVSLDEMQKKFGEESIWVYNILRGIDHSEVTERVTTKSMLASKSIRPAVTSPQQGHQWLSILAGELNVRLKQSREVTPGLWPKTLVLSYRQGIEPTRSRQTPFSFTRNLSTDYIMKYAKKLWDEATHPMLKGKMKLNVISLSFTGLEKLEDGQQGIEGFFSNTTPKAAAGSTIEPSSSTIPRVISKLNSNSKRIRLPSSDSSSSIPTPVEVLPSKKARLTNQPPSKSKKGLGAFLTKKPSNMTSSSSHSNICTPSSASISGLEITPIEPAQSSRISSHTKTDMDSWTCPKCGLTVTMPEELGLGEVQVGLLGSMKQEHEDWHFAKSLQDGGGSSSETSAASQERSNTGPSLGKRGKRNVEGIRAFFTPKPQ, from the exons ATGTTGATCTCCGGCGGCTGTTCgcgaaaaaaagaagggagagtagTCCCAACATATAG ACATCTCCTATCTCTCCAAGCTTTGACACCAGC AAATCCTCTAAGAACCATTGCCCATTGCGACATTGATGCTGCTTACGCTC AATTTGAGCAAGTCCGGCTTGGGTTACCTGATGATATACCTTTAATCTGTGCGCAATGGCAATCAATCATAGCGGTTAACTATCCCGCCAGGAAATATGGTATCAAAAG GTTTACCTCCATAGAAGATGCTAAGAAAATGTGCCCCCAACTAAGGATACAGCATGTCGCGACATACCGTAATGGCGAAAGTGAGGCCGGTTATTGGGACGATGTTAATCCTCGGACACATAAAGTCAGCTTGGATGTATACCGAAGAGAAAGTCTCAAAATTCTGGCCATAttcaaggagaagatcCCCAGAGGCGAAATAG AAAAAGCGTCGATAGATGAAGCATTCCTCGACCTGACTCCAATGGTCATCGAAAGATTGCTAGCTGCCCATCCCTACCTTTCCAAGGTCCCTGAAGATGCTCCAAATGGTCTCGACTCTCCATTACCTCCCCCTCCGCCAATCGACTGGAGCAACGCTGGCTCTGTTTTCCCCATCGacgggaaagaggatgggtCTGGAATGGGCCATGAAGAAGGTAGACaggaggacgagggaaGTGAAGACGGTGATGAATCTGATGGTAGAACTTCTAGGAGCAATAGAGATTCCTGGGAGGATTGGGCATTGTGTATGGGTGGGGAACTTATGTCTAATGTACGCGAAGAGGTATATCTAAGGTTACATTATACTTGCACGGCA GGAATCGCCCACAACAAGGCAATGGCCAAG TTGTGCTCAGCATGGAAAAAGCCTAATAACCAAACTATCCTTCGCACAGCTGCTGTGCCAGCTTTTTTGAATGACCGGGACTTTACAGAT ATTCGATCTCTTGGTGGCAAGCTTGGTGCAGCAATAGCCCAAGAGTTCGGTGCGAAGACAGTGGGTGATATGCT GACTGTATCGCTCGATGAAATGCAAAAGAAATTCGGTGAGGAGAGTATCTGGGTGTACAACATTCTCCGC GGAATTGACCATTCCGAGGTAACGGAGCGTGTTACAACCAAGTCTATGCTTGCATCAAAAAGCATCCGTCCAGCAGTCACGTCCCCTCAACAAGGTCATCAATGGCTTTCAATTTTGGCCGGTGAATTGAATGTTCGTCTGAAGCAGTCAAGGGAAGTTACGCCTGGACTTTGGCCCAAAACGCTAGTCCTTAGTTATCGCCAAG GTATCGAACCTACCCGGTCTAGACAGACTCCATTTTCCTTCACGCGAAACCTCTCCACAGATTATATTATGAAGTATGCCAAGAAGCTGTGGGATGAGGCGACTCACCCCATGCTGAAAGGCAAAATGAAGCTCAACGTT atttctctttctttcacTGGTCTGGAGAAACTTGAAGATGGGCAGCAGGGAATTGAAGGCTTCTTCAGTAACACCACGCCAAAGGCAGCTGCTGGGAGTACTATTGAACCGTCATCTTCGACAATTCCCCGAGTAATATCGAAGTTGAATAGCAACTCAAAACGGATTCGATTACCATCTTCTgattcctcttcatcaataCCTACTCCAGTCGAAGTTCTACCCTCGAAAAAGGCCCGACTGACAAATCAACCTCCTTCGAAGTCCAAGAAGGGCTTGGGCGCTTTCCTCACCAAAAAGCCTTCCAATatgacttcttcctcctcgcaTTCCAACATATGTACTCCATCTTCAGCGTCCATTTCAGGCTTGGAAATAACTCCTATCGAACCTGCCCAATCATCCCGTATATCTTCTCATACGAAAACGGATATGGACTCTTGGACATGTCCTAAGTGCGGGCTGACTGTTACTATGCCGGAAGAGCTGGGCTTAGGTGAAGTGCAGGTTGGATTGCTGGGAAGCATGAAACAGGAGCATGAGGATTGGCATTTTGCGAAGTCACTGCAGGATGGCGGTGGCAGCAGTAGCGAAACTAGCGCGGCCAGTCAAGAGCGGAGCAATACTGGGCCTTCTCtcgggaagagggggaaaaGAAATGTAGAGGGTATCAGAGCGTTCTTCACACCGAAACCGCAATAA